The Myroides fluvii region TCCAATCGACGTTTTACCAACACCTGGAGGCCCGTATAAACACAAGATTGGAGCTTTCAAGTCATTGCGCAGTTTTAAAACAGCCATGTGCTCTAATACTCTTTTCTTTACGTCTTCAATCCCGTAGTGATCTTTATCTAAAATCTTTTGAGAGCGCTTTAAATCAAACTTATCCTCTGAATATTTCTTCCAAGGTAGTTCTAATAAAAGCTCTAAATAGTTGCGTTGAATTCCAAATTCAGCCACTTGAGGATTCATGCGTTGCCATTTCATCAATTCCTTGTCAAAACGCTCGCGTACCTCCTTGGACCATTTTTTATCTTTGCCCTTTTTGCGCATTTCTTCAAATTCCTCCTCATTCGAAAACCCGCCTAGTTCTTCCTGGATGGTTTTCATCTGTTGGTGTAAGAAATACTCTTTTTGTTGCTGATCTAAATCAATGCGCACTTTGGTCTGAATTGTGTTTTTTAGCTGTAGTTTTTGCAGCTCTACATTCATCAAACGCAACGTATCATAAGCGCGTTCTTTTAAATCGTTAACGCGTAATAAACGCTGTTTATCTTCCACTGACAAATTCAGATTCGAAGACACAAAATTGATTAAAAACGAATTGCTTTCTATATTTTTAACTGCAAAAGAAGCCTCTGTTGGAATATTTGGATTTTCTTTGATAATCTCAACTGCTAATTCTTTAATTGAATCTACCACAGCCAAAAACTCCTGATCATCCCCTTCTGGGCGAATTTCGTCGCATTCTTTTACCGTTGCTGTTAAATAAGGTTTTTCTGAAACTAAAGCCGCGATTTCAAATCGCTTTTTCCCTTGTAAGATTACCGTTATGTTGCCATCAGGTAATTTAAGGACTTTAATAATTCGCGCCACTGTTCCTTGGTGATGAATATCGTTTAAACCTGGGTCTTCCGTATCTTCATTGAGTTGAGCAACTACCCCAATACTCTTTCCTTTTTTATTTGCAGCCTCAATTAACTTAATTGATTTATCCCTTCCCGCAGTAATCGGAATAACTACTCCTGGAAATAAAACCATATTACGCAAAGGCAAAATTGGCAATTCAATTGGCAGTTCTTCATTATTCATTTCTTCTTCATCTTCCTGACTTAACAAAGGAATAAATTCAGAATCACCATCTAAGAAATCATCAAGCATCAAATTATCTAATGTTATTATTTTTTGGTTTGCCATATTATAAATATCACGTCATTTTGTCAGTAGCTAATAATACAAAGGTAACAACCAAAATCACAAGTCATTAACTATCAATTACTTTAACTACTTATTAGTTCTATACTACCCTAGTAGTTCAATCTTTATGCCATAAAAAAACCTCGCATAAAGCAAGGTCTTATGTCAGTTTATATACTTATCAAACTATAGTTCTGGAATCTCTGGACCAGTTCCTGGGCCACCAGTTCCTGGATCTGGATTGGTTATAATTACCTCTTTCATCGATAACTTTGCTTTGTAATCTCCAAAGTTCAACGTAATCATATCTCCTTCTTTTGATTTTAACTTGAAGGTAAATTTTCCAGCATATACTTTTTTATTGTCGATCGTTAAAGGTTCGATTTTATCGATTCTAAACACACTACCTACCAAATCTTCATCTTTGTCATTCGAAACGTAAACTACTCCATTTTCAGAAGTATATTGTACTTTTACTTTCGCATAATCATAGCTACCTATAGGAAGTGTTTTATCAAAGCTAATTTTTATCATTCGCTTGCGCATTGATTTACTTCTAGCATTCATCACAATCTCTCCATTTAGGATATCTCCTTCAAATTTAGAAAACACATCCATGTCTCTAAGATCTTCTCCATTAACATTGGCAAAAATGTACCCAGCCTCGTTCGTTCCAATACGCTCATAAGGAATATTCTCGAAACTTCCGGTAATTCTGAACGATTGATTCATGTATTGATTCAAAGGTGAAGGCAATAATAAGCTACTAAAGTTTCCACTTACTAGCATATCATTTCGATCTATATTGGTAATTTTAATTATTCCATTGTTTCGTTTCGGGTTCGCTAAATCAGTTGAATTAAAAAACTCAAAGCTGTTCTCGCCAACGCTATAAGTGTAATCTATGGTATTGATATTGGTTGGAAAATTTCCCACTTGAAACTTCAAGATTTTCATATCAAAGAAGTGTCCTTGTTTTAAATCGTCAATATAGAATTGGAATTCGCCATTCTCATCAACATAAGCATTAAACTTCTCTTTCTTAACAAAAGTTGTATCTGGAAGTGTAACTGTAAAATAAGCTGGTACTTTGAAATCTGGATCAACAAAATCATCATCTGAACTACTACATGACGAAACCCCAACCCCACATAAAGCTAACAAACTTGCACCAATCAATATCGAATAAATTTTCTTCATAATTTAATATTCTAATTACAGATTCAAATATATATATTTTAATAGATTTTAAATATTTTTTAACAAAAATAAATTAACAAAAAATCTTCTTTTTAATTCTTCCTATCTTTTACCCGCAATAATAAGAAAAAACCAACGATAAAAAACAGAATTAAAAATAAAATTGCATTTTGCATCTTCCCTGTTAAATCGCTAATTAATCCATAAATTGACATTCCCACCACAATTCCTATTTTTTCTGTCACGTCGTAGAAACTAAAAAAAGACGTGGTATCCGTTGTTTCAGGTAATAGTTTTGCATACGTAGAGCGCGACAGGGATTGAATTCCCCCCATCACTAATCCTACAAAAGCCGCGGCGACATAAAACTCATTGGGTGTCACAATGGTATAAGCATAAATACAAATAAAGACCCAAAGTACATTCAACACACACAGCGTTCGGATGTTTCCGATGCGTTTAGATAAACTAGCTGTGGTAAATGCGCCTAGAATAGCAATAATTTGAATGAGCATGATACTAACGATTAACCCCATACTACGCTGTTGATCATCGGCCCATGCAATTTCTTTTTCTCCAAAAAAAGCGGCGATTATCATGACCGTTTGCACTGCCATACTATACACAAAGAACGCAACTAAATACCGTTTTAGTATGGTTTGTTCTTTTAGCTGTTCCATTACTTTTTTTAATTCTTTAAATCCTTTAAAGAAAATTTCACGCGTCAGTTTTTTGTCATTTTTAAAATCGGGCAATCTTCTAAAAGTAATCTGACTGAAAGTCAGCCACCAAAGTCCAACTAAAATAAAAGAGAAACGCATGGCTTGTGTAGCGTCTTCAAACCCCAAGGTTTCCGCATTCATGATTAAACCTAAGTTCATCACTAACAAGAGTACACTTCCAACATAGCCAAGGGCATATCCTTTCGCGCTGATTCGATCTTGTTGTTCTTCAAAAGCGATATCGGGTAAATAAGAATTGTAAAAAACTAAACTTCCCCAAAAGCCGATTAATCCCATCATGTAAATCAACAAACTCAACCCAAAATAGTCTAAGCTAAAAAAGTAGAGGAGCATGCAAGAGATTGAGCCAATCGCACAAAAAAGCTTCATAAAAAACTTTTTGGTTCCCAAATAATCGGCAATTCCAGAAAGCAAAGGAGAGATAAAAGCAATCAACAAAAAGCCCAAAGCCGTAATGTAGCTGATGATGCTTTCGCTGTTCATCTCTATCCCAAAAAAAGAGTAACTATTGATTTCTCTTGCTCGGAACAACATACCATAGTACAGCGGAAAAATAGAGGAAGAGATAACTAATGCATAAACAGAATTTGCCCAATCGTAAAAGGCCCATGCATTTAATAATTTAGGATTTCCCTTTTGGAAGTTTTTCATACTATTGAATCTAAATAACCCACTAAAATAGAAAAAGCAACCTAGACCGGTCGCTTTTTTCTACTATATTTTAAAATGTCACGCCAAATTTGGCAGCTTCAGCTTTAGCAGCTGGAATTAATTTTTTCAGATTATCAATGCGCTCTTGGTTTGAAGGGTGTGTACTCAAGAACGAAGATCCCCCTCCTCCTCCACTATTGGCGGCCATACGGCTCCAAAATGAAACCGCTTCATCGGGGTTATACCCTGCAATCGCCATTAAGGTTAGTCCAATTTTATCGGCTTCTGTTTCATTACTTCGACTAAAAGGCAACATGGCTCCATATTGACTTCCTAATCCGAAGGCCATTCCCAAAGCTTGTTTGGTTGATTCCTTACTATTTGTCGTAGCAGCATCCAATCCCATAGCTGCAGCTTGCTGTAACATCGCCGCACTCATTCGTTGCTGTCCGTGATTTGCTAAAGCGTGTGAAACCTCATGCCCCATAACCGTAGCAATTCCAGCATCTGTTTGGCAAATTGGCAAAATCCCCGTAAAGAAAACGATTTTCCCTCCTGGCATACACCAAGCATTCACCTCTTTATCATCCACTAAGTTATATTCCCAACGATAATCTTGCAAATAAGTAGGATAGCCATTCGCTGTCAGCCATTTTTCAGCGGCTACGCGAATTTTATTTCCAATATCTTCAATGCGCTTGGCATCTTTTGTGCCTTTCACCACTTTGTGTTCTTTTAAAAAATCTCCATATTGCTGAAAAGACGATGGAAATAAAGAAGCATCGGACACAAAAGCCATTGTGCTTTTACCACTAAACGGATTGGTCTTACAACCACTTACCAAAAGAAGCACTCCCAAAGATAAAACTAGTTTTTTCATTCTATTTTTTCTTCAAAAATAAAACTATTCTTTTATGTTTAACAACAGGAAAGGGCTTTTTTGTTTTTTTGCTAGGTGCTTTTTTGTGGGGTGCTTTTTTGCTTTTTCGTTAGTTGCGTTTTTGTTGAACTTAATCTTTAGTTAGATCATTTTTCTTTTAACAAAAAGAAGATTTTATATACAAAGGGAAACTTTACGAAAAAGCAAAAATACAGAAAAGCAAAAAAGCCTTTTCGTTTTTTTGCTAGTTGCTTTTTTGTGGGGTGCTTTTTTGCTTTTTCGTTAGTTGCGTTTTTGTTGAACTTAATCTTTAGTTAGATCATTTTTCTTTTAACAAAAAGAAGATTTTATATACAAAGGGAAACTTTACGAAAAAGCAAAAATACAGAAAAGCAAAAAAGCCTTTTCGTTTTTTTGCTAGTTGCGTTTTTGTTGAACTTATTCTTTAGTTAGATCATTTCCCTTTCAATGAAAAGAAAATTGTTTATACAAGAGGTACTTTACAAAAAAGCGAAAATACAGAAAAGCAAAAAAGCCTTTTCGTTTTTTTGCTAGTTGCTTTTTTGTGGGGTGCTTTTTTGCTTTTTCGTTAGTTGCGTTTTTGTTGAACTTATTCTTTAGTTAGATCATTTTTCTTTTAACAAAAAGAAGATTTTATATACTAAGGAAACTTTACGAAAAAGCGAAAATACAGAAAAGCAAAAAAGCCTTTTCGTTTTTTTGCTAGTTGCGTTTTTGTTGAACTTAATCTTTAGTTAGATCATTTCCCTTTCAATGAAAAGAAAATTGTTTATACAAGAGGTACTTTACAAAAAAAGCGAAAATACAGAAAAGCAAAAAAGCCTTTACGCTAGTTACTCCCTCAGCTTATTGCCTAAACTTTGTAATTGATTTGTAATCAATTCAATTTTTTGCCTAAGTACACGATATTCTTCTTCCGATATAAAACCTAAATCTAAACTTAGAATTAAAAAATTAATCACTTCAATGGCTGAAGAGTATGCTATGTTTAACATGTGTAATCTATCCTTATTTGTTGCTCGAGACATTCCTTCCGCAACATTTGCAGTCACACTTGAGACAGCGCGTCGAAGTTGGGAAACTAAACCGAATTTTTCATCATTAGGGTAATTTCTTGTAACAATATAAATATCTTTTGTTACACTTCTAGCATTTTGCCATACTAAAAGCTTTTCAAAATAAAAAACATGCATAACTAAACAATATTAAAATTAAACGTCGTTATTCATACAAAACTTATTCCACAAGTTGATTTATTGGAGAGTTTTTTTGTGGGGTGCTTTTTTGTGGGATGCTTTTTTGTGGGGTGCTTTTTTGCTTTTTCGTTAGTTGCGTTTTTGTTGAACTTAATCTTTAGTTAGATCATTTTTCTTTTAACAAAAAGAAGATTTTATATACAAAGGGAAACTTTACGAAAAAGCAAAAATACAGAAAAGCAAAAAAGCCTTTTCGTTTTTTTGCTAGTTGCTTTTTTGTGGGGTGCTTTTTTGCTTTTTCGTTAGTTGCGTTTTTGTTGAACTTAATCTTTAGTTAGATCATTTTTCTTTTAACAAAAAGAAGATTTTATATACAAAGGAAACTTTACAAAAAAGCGAAAATACAGAAAAGCAAAAAAGCCTTTTCGTTTTTTTGCTAGTTGCGTTTTTGTTGAACTTAATCTTTAGTTAGATCATTTTTCTTTTAACAAAAAGAAGATTTTATATACAAAGGAAACTTTACGAAAAAGCGAAAATACAGAAAAGCAAAAAAGCCTTTTCGTTTTTTTGCTAGTTGCGTTTTTGTTGAACTTATTCTTTAGTTAGATCATTTCCCTTTCAATGAAAAGAAAATTGTTTATACAAGAGGTACTTTACAAAAAAACGAAAATACAGAAAAGCAAAAAAGCCTTTTCGTTTTTTTGCTAGGTGCTTTTTTGTTGAACTTATTCTTTAGTTAGATCATTTCCCTTTTAACAAAAAGAAAATTGTTTATACAAGAGGTACTTTACAAAAAAGCGAAAATACAGAAAAGCAAAAAAGCCTTTTCGTTTTTTTGCTAGTTGCGTTTTTGTTGAACTTATTCTTTAGTTGAATCATTTTTCTTTTAACAAAAAGAAGATTTTATATACTAAGGAAACTTTACAAAAAAGCGAAAATACAGAAAAGCAAAAAAGCCTTTTTGTTTTTTTTGCTAGTTGCGTTTTTGTTGAACTTATTCTTTAGTTAGATCATTTCCCTTTTAACAAAAAGAAGATTTTATATACTAAGGAAACTTTACAAAAAAACGAAAATACAGAAAAGCAAAAACAAAAGACGTCTGCCAATATATTTTGTACTTTTGTTTCAAATGTTTTTAACTCATGCAAAACAATTCAAAAAAAGCAAAACATTCCTTAGAAGTACCTAAGTCAATTATTTGGACAGGAAAGATGTTACAATGTTTCTCTCTTCCATTAGCGGCTAAATTTGCACAGAATCTCTTTATCACACCTATAAAATTCAAAACACCCAAGCGAGAAAAGGAAATGCTCGCCAAAAGCAAACGCAGTAAATTGTATGTCAATGCCATTAAGAAAGACATTGTCATGTACGAATATGGCATCAACAAAAGAGCCAACAAGAAAGCGCTATTAATTCACGGTTGGAACGGTCGTGGGACCCAATTGGTTACCATTGCCAATATTTTAATTCGCCAGGGATACGACATTGTGAGTTTTGATGCTCCTGGTCATGGTTTTGCACCCAAGACGAAAACGAATTTAACCGAATTCATCGCTTCTGCTTTTGAGATTGAAAAGCAATTTGGCCCTTTTGAATTAGTTGTTGGACATTCGCTAGGTGGGATGACAACGATGAACGCTTTGCGCGATGGACTTCAAGCAAAAAAAGCGATTATTATTGGCAGTGGAGATATTGTACAAGATGTGATTGAAGATTTCGTGAAGCAACTTCAACTAAAACCTCGTATTGCAGAAATTATTAAAATGCGCTTTGAAAAACAATTCAACCGCACGATGGACAGCTATTGCGTGCATAAAGCGGCAGAACAAATTGCCATTCCCCTACTCATTATACACGACGAGGATGATATTGATGTACCTATTAAAGCGGCCTATGAAATTAAAAAACACGCACCAAACAGCCAATTAATGATTACTAGTGGGCTGGGGCATCGCAAGGTATTAGGCGATAAAAAAGTTATTGAGCGCATTCGCGATTTCACACAAGAATAAAGAAGATTACGCTAAACTCTCTCATTATGAAAAAAGACAAGAACACCACCGAACAAGAGTGGAAAGAAATCCTAACAGAAGAGCAATACTACGTTTTAAGAGAAAAAGGTACAGAGCGTCCTTTCACTGGAATTTACACTGATTTTTTTGAAGGCGGACACTACCATTGTGCTGGATGCGGGCAGTTGCTATTTGAAGCTCAAACGAAATTCGATTCTGCTTGTGGTTGGCCCTCTTTTGACCAAGCGATCGACGGCAGTGTATCCTACATCAAAGATGTATCACACGGCATGATTCGCGTAGAAGTTGTCTGTTCAAACTGCCAGGGGCATTTAGGTCATGTATTTCCTGACGGACCTCAAGAAACAACAGGGCATCGCTATTGCATCAACTCCATTTCGATTACCCATCAAAAATAAGATACACAGTTCAAAATAAGGGTTTCCTTATTTTGAACTAATATAGGAGCTGAACCTCTTTTAGGGCAAATTCCAATTCGCCTTGATCTTCGGTTTCTATCACTAATTTACCATAGGCTGTCACGTTTCGAATAATACCATTAAAACGCTCTCCCTCAGGTTTTTGAAATACAGAAACTACATCTTTTCGATACAGATGGGCTTTGTATTTTTCCCATAAAGCCAGTGTATTCTCTTGCTGTAATTCCTCATAACCTTCTTTTAGTTCAGCAAGCAAAGCATGTAAAAGTAAGTCTTTATCTATGTTATTCCCCTGTAGCAACGCCAAAGAACTCGCTTTACTTAGGGCAGGAAAATGAAGCTGATTTACATTAATACCAATACCAACAACAGAAAACACCTCCCCATTTGCCTTGATAATATTCTCGATTAATATGCCACCTACTTTCTTGTTTGCAGACAAAATGTCATTTGGCCATTTAATAAAATATGGCAGAGATGTTATTTTTTTTAAAGTAGTTGCCACGCGCAAAGCGACCATCACATTCAAGTCAAAGACCCCCGTTACCGCTTGAGGGCTACTCTTCATCAAAACACTAAAAGTCAAGTTACTACCTGCTTCAGAAACCCAACTTTCTCCTCTTTGTCCTTTCCCTGCAAATTGATTTTCTGTGACAATTGTAGTGAAGTTTTCCAAATTACAATTTGTTAACATCGCTCTTAAATAAGTATTTGTGGACGCAGTGGCATCGAGTTTGATGATATTCATATAAAATTATTGTAGTCTAATCAGAAGCGATTCACTATATTTGAACCCAAAATTAGGAAACATATTTTTGTTAACTTGAAGAAATTTAGATAAAATCAATAAATGACAAACAAAACTATCAACAACGACGAATTGATTGCTAATATTATCAAAGGAATTGAAGCTGTAAAAGGGGAAAATACGACGATTTTAGATTTAAGAGAAATAGATAACACACCTTGTGATTATTTCATTATATGCGATGGGAATTCGAATACGCAAGTCAATGCGATTGCAGGTTCCGTTCAAAAAATTGTATCAAAAGAATTACACGACAAACCTTGGCATGTTGAAGGTGAGATTAATGCAGAATGGATTTTAATGGACTACGTTAATGTAGTAGTACACGTGTTCCAGAAATCGATTCGCGAATTTTACAACTTAGAGAGCTTGTGGGGAGACGCAAAGATTACAAATATCAACAGCCAATACTAAACTTTAAAATTTATTCTTCATGGCGGGAAACATAAAACCAAACCAAAACAAACCCAAATTTAGCCCGTGGATTTTATACGCGAGCATTGTGGTTATCGTATTGGTTATAAACTTTTTATCGAACAGCAGTGGTGTTGGAGATTCCAAACAACTGAGTCTTTCTAAATTTTTCGACTACCTAAAAGAAGGAAAAGTAGAAAAGGTAGAATTCAATCGTTCTGTTGCTAAGGTATATTTGACGAAAGATGCTTTACAGAGTAAAGATTTTGAAGAATTACAACGAAAGTCAATCCTAGGTAAAGAAAGTACAGGTCCACAGTTTGTAACTGAAATAGGTAACTCTGAGATATTCCAAAAGAAATTAGACGAGGCAGCTGGAGAAGGCAAATTAGTGGAGTATAAATCCGAACCAGAAAGCAATTGGGGCGATTATTTTATTAGTTTCCTTCCTATCATCATTATCATTGGATTTTGGTTATTTATGATGAAGAGAATGACTGGTGGCGGTGGTGCTGGCGGTGGCGGGCAAATTTTCTCTATTGGAAAATCAAAAGCCAAGCTTTTTGACGAGAAAAATGACCTCAAAATAACGTTTAGTGATGTTGCAGGATTAGAGGGGGCAAAAGAAGAAATTGTAGAAATAGTAGAATTCTTAAAGAACCCTGAGAAATATACTTCCATTGGAGGGAAAATACCAAAAGGAGCGCTTTTAGTAGGGCCTCCAGGAACAGGTAAGACACTATTAGCTAAAGCAGTGGCAGGAGAGGCGAAAGTACCTTTCTTCTCCTTGTCCGGATCTGATTTTGTTGAGATGTTTGTGGGTGTTGGAGCATCGCGTGTACGCGATTTATTCAAACAAGCAAAAGAAAAATCTCCTGCTATTATTTTCATCGATGAGATTGATGCTGTAGGTAGAGCACGTGGAAAAAGCAATTTCTCTGGTTCAAATGACGAAAGAGAAAACACGCTAAACCAATTGTTAACTGAGATGGATGGTTTTGGTTCTCATACCAATGTTATCGTATTAGCAGCGACAAATAGAGCTGAAATCTTAGATAAAGCTTTATTGCGTGCAGGTCGTTTTGACAGACAGATTTACGTTGATCTTCCCGATGTTAAGGAAAGAGAAGCAATCTTCAATGTACACTTGCGCAACATCAAACGAGTAGATGATTTAGACATTGATTTCTTGGCAAAACAAACACCGGGATTCTCTGGAGCTGATATTGCCAATGTTTGTAACGAAGCCGCTTTAACAGCAGCGCGTAAGGACAAGAAAGAAGTAGATATGCAAGACTTCTTGGATGCGGTAGACCGAATTATTGGAGGTCTTGAAAAGAAAAACAAAATCATCACCGTAGAAGAGAAATACGCTATTGCAATACACGAAGCAGGTCACGCAACAGTAAGTTGGATGTGTGAACACGCAGCACCACTTGTAAAAGTAACCATTGTTCCTCGCGGACAAAGTTTAGGAGCTGCTTGGTACCTACCTGCAGAGCGACAAATTGTACGTACGGAACAAATGTTAGACGAAATGTGTGCTACTATGGGTGGACGTGCTGCGGAGAAAATTGTTTTTGACAAAATCTCTACAGGAGCGTTAAGTGACCTTGAAAAGGTAGCCAAACAAGCGAGAGCTATGGTAACCATTTACGGTTTAAATGACAAGCTAGGAAACATTACGTATTATGATTCATCAGGTCAAAGCGAATACAACTTTAGCAAACCTTATTCAGAAGATACGGCTAAAGTAATTGACCAAGAAATCTCCAAGTTAATTGAAGGACAATATGAGCGCGCTCAAGCCATCTTAACTGAACACAAAGACAAATTAATCCAACTGGCCGATTTACTTTGTGAGAAAGAGGTAATTTTCCAAAAAGATTTAGAAAATATCTTTGGTAAACGTCCTTTTGACAAATCAAATCCAGAGGAAAATCCGATTCAACCTCAAACGGATACAGAAAATACAATCGCTTAGTAAGACTTTACTAAGAATCAATATAAAAATCTTAACTTAAAGACCCATTTAAGTTAAGATTTTTTTTATCTTTGAAAATAATAAAATTTATACATTTCGACACTTAGCGTATGAGCTTTCTAAAGAAGTTAATTAGCGGATTTATGTCAAAACAAAGCAACGAAGAGGCTGATGATTTAAGAAGCCAATATCTTCCAGAAACTGTTATGCCTGTTGATGACCTTTTCACTGTTAACTTTAAGCATAACGGCGGTAAGTTTTTATACTGCGATACCCAAACCGAATTACAAGAAGCTTTTGTCAATGTTTTGATTGAAAATGACTGGTTTGAAAAGCAAGCTTTAACGAATGAAAAACAATTTCATTCGCTGTTGAAAGAGAATAACATCAACTTTATCAATGCTAAGCAGCCTTTATTTTTTGTTTCATCCTGTGAAAGCTTAATCGCTGACGATGGAGCTATTCTGTTTTGTGACAAACAACTTAAGGACTATAAGCCGCATGAAATTCCCGACAATGTTATTATCATTGCCGCAACAAGTCAAATTACACGAACAAAAAGCGATGGACTTCGCGAGATAAAAAGAAAATACAGCAGTGCCTTGCCTACCAATATTACGGCAATCAATTGCTTTAAGCCTTCTGCCAATCAAGATTTCTTAAGTTATGGCAGATCTCCTAAAAACTTATATTTACTTTTATTAGAAGATCTATAAATTATGTCTGAAACCATTAAAAGAGCAATATCAGGTATTATCTATATTGTTCTACTGCTAAGTGCAACTTTATACGATGCACTAACATTCAAAATACTCTTTGGTTTTTTTATGGTTGTAGCAGCTTACGAGTTTGCTAAATTGATTAA contains the following coding sequences:
- a CDS encoding biotin--[acetyl-CoA-carboxylase] ligase, whose product is MNIIKLDATASTNTYLRAMLTNCNLENFTTIVTENQFAGKGQRGESWVSEAGSNLTFSVLMKSSPQAVTGVFDLNVMVALRVATTLKKITSLPYFIKWPNDILSANKKVGGILIENIIKANGEVFSVVGIGINVNQLHFPALSKASSLALLQGNNIDKDLLLHALLAELKEGYEELQQENTLALWEKYKAHLYRKDVVSVFQKPEGERFNGIIRNVTAYGKLVIETEDQGELEFALKEVQLLY
- a CDS encoding MFS transporter, with product MKNFQKGNPKLLNAWAFYDWANSVYALVISSSIFPLYYGMLFRAREINSYSFFGIEMNSESIISYITALGFLLIAFISPLLSGIADYLGTKKFFMKLFCAIGSISCMLLYFFSLDYFGLSLLIYMMGLIGFWGSLVFYNSYLPDIAFEEQQDRISAKGYALGYVGSVLLLVMNLGLIMNAETLGFEDATQAMRFSFILVGLWWLTFSQITFRRLPDFKNDKKLTREIFFKGFKELKKVMEQLKEQTILKRYLVAFFVYSMAVQTVMIIAAFFGEKEIAWADDQQRSMGLIVSIMLIQIIAILGAFTTASLSKRIGNIRTLCVLNVLWVFICIYAYTIVTPNEFYVAAAFVGLVMGGIQSLSRSTYAKLLPETTDTTSFFSFYDVTEKIGIVVGMSIYGLISDLTGKMQNAILFLILFFIVGFFLLLRVKDRKN
- a CDS encoding four helix bundle protein; the encoded protein is MHVFYFEKLLVWQNARSVTKDIYIVTRNYPNDEKFGLVSQLRRAVSSVTANVAEGMSRATNKDRLHMLNIAYSSAIEVINFLILSLDLGFISEEEYRVLRQKIELITNQLQSLGNKLRE
- a CDS encoding M48 family metalloprotease, translating into MKKLVLSLGVLLLVSGCKTNPFSGKSTMAFVSDASLFPSSFQQYGDFLKEHKVVKGTKDAKRIEDIGNKIRVAAEKWLTANGYPTYLQDYRWEYNLVDDKEVNAWCMPGGKIVFFTGILPICQTDAGIATVMGHEVSHALANHGQQRMSAAMLQQAAAMGLDAATTNSKESTKQALGMAFGLGSQYGAMLPFSRSNETEADKIGLTLMAIAGYNPDEAVSFWSRMAANSGGGGGSSFLSTHPSNQERIDNLKKLIPAAKAEAAKFGVTF
- a CDS encoding alpha/beta fold hydrolase, giving the protein MQNNSKKAKHSLEVPKSIIWTGKMLQCFSLPLAAKFAQNLFITPIKFKTPKREKEMLAKSKRSKLYVNAIKKDIVMYEYGINKRANKKALLIHGWNGRGTQLVTIANILIRQGYDIVSFDAPGHGFAPKTKTNLTEFIASAFEIEKQFGPFELVVGHSLGGMTTMNALRDGLQAKKAIIIGSGDIVQDVIEDFVKQLQLKPRIAEIIKMRFEKQFNRTMDSYCVHKAAEQIAIPLLIIHDEDDIDVPIKAAYEIKKHAPNSQLMITSGLGHRKVLGDKKVIERIRDFTQE
- the ftsH gene encoding ATP-dependent zinc metalloprotease FtsH — translated: MAGNIKPNQNKPKFSPWILYASIVVIVLVINFLSNSSGVGDSKQLSLSKFFDYLKEGKVEKVEFNRSVAKVYLTKDALQSKDFEELQRKSILGKESTGPQFVTEIGNSEIFQKKLDEAAGEGKLVEYKSEPESNWGDYFISFLPIIIIIGFWLFMMKRMTGGGGAGGGGQIFSIGKSKAKLFDEKNDLKITFSDVAGLEGAKEEIVEIVEFLKNPEKYTSIGGKIPKGALLVGPPGTGKTLLAKAVAGEAKVPFFSLSGSDFVEMFVGVGASRVRDLFKQAKEKSPAIIFIDEIDAVGRARGKSNFSGSNDERENTLNQLLTEMDGFGSHTNVIVLAATNRAEILDKALLRAGRFDRQIYVDLPDVKEREAIFNVHLRNIKRVDDLDIDFLAKQTPGFSGADIANVCNEAALTAARKDKKEVDMQDFLDAVDRIIGGLEKKNKIITVEEKYAIAIHEAGHATVSWMCEHAAPLVKVTIVPRGQSLGAAWYLPAERQIVRTEQMLDEMCATMGGRAAEKIVFDKISTGALSDLEKVAKQARAMVTIYGLNDKLGNITYYDSSGQSEYNFSKPYSEDTAKVIDQEISKLIEGQYERAQAILTEHKDKLIQLADLLCEKEVIFQKDLENIFGKRPFDKSNPEENPIQPQTDTENTIA
- a CDS encoding LUD domain-containing protein gives rise to the protein MSKQSNEEADDLRSQYLPETVMPVDDLFTVNFKHNGGKFLYCDTQTELQEAFVNVLIENDWFEKQALTNEKQFHSLLKENNINFINAKQPLFFVSSCESLIADDGAILFCDKQLKDYKPHEIPDNVIIIAATSQITRTKSDGLREIKRKYSSALPTNITAINCFKPSANQDFLSYGRSPKNLYLLLLEDL
- the rsfS gene encoding ribosome silencing factor — encoded protein: MTNKTINNDELIANIIKGIEAVKGENTTILDLREIDNTPCDYFIICDGNSNTQVNAIAGSVQKIVSKELHDKPWHVEGEINAEWILMDYVNVVVHVFQKSIREFYNLESLWGDAKITNINSQY
- the msrB gene encoding peptide-methionine (R)-S-oxide reductase MsrB, producing the protein MKKDKNTTEQEWKEILTEEQYYVLREKGTERPFTGIYTDFFEGGHYHCAGCGQLLFEAQTKFDSACGWPSFDQAIDGSVSYIKDVSHGMIRVEVVCSNCQGHLGHVFPDGPQETTGHRYCINSISITHQK